Proteins encoded in a region of the Halodesulfovibrio marinisediminis DSM 17456 genome:
- a CDS encoding aspartate kinase, whose amino-acid sequence MRILVQKFGGTSVANLECMKKVREKVLAARAKGFKVVVVLSAMSGETNRLLGLAKEWSNSPDPAEIDVLVSTGEQVSVALFSMLMNDAGVNARSLLGYQVPVCTDNAHGNARILGINQDKLLGLLEQHDVLAVAGFQGCTEESRVTTLGRGGSDTSAVAFAAALGCECEIYTDVDGVYTTDPNIVSNARKMDRVSYDEMLEMASMGAKVLQIRSVEFAKKYKVPVLVRSTFSDAPGTLVTQEDSRMEAVLVSGIAYDKDQARVTLRDVPDVPGIASNLFGPLAEGGVVVDMIVQNPSRNGKTDMTFTVPRGDLEKTLELMKDIQKKTNAAEVLHDLHVCKVSAIGVGMRNHSGVAAQAFDALRRENINILMISTSEIKITCLIEEKYTELAVRTLHDAFGLGKE is encoded by the coding sequence ATGCGTATTCTGGTTCAGAAGTTCGGTGGAACTTCGGTTGCCAACTTAGAGTGCATGAAAAAAGTACGTGAAAAAGTTCTTGCCGCTCGTGCCAAGGGATTCAAAGTAGTGGTTGTTCTTTCTGCAATGTCAGGAGAAACCAACCGCCTTTTAGGACTAGCTAAAGAATGGTCCAACTCCCCTGACCCGGCGGAAATTGATGTTCTCGTCTCCACTGGAGAACAAGTGTCTGTAGCACTCTTTTCGATGCTGATGAACGACGCTGGGGTGAACGCTCGTTCCCTGCTTGGGTATCAGGTACCTGTGTGCACAGACAATGCACACGGCAATGCACGTATTCTCGGAATTAATCAGGACAAACTTTTAGGCCTGCTTGAACAACATGATGTTCTTGCAGTTGCAGGCTTCCAGGGCTGCACAGAAGAATCCCGCGTAACAACTCTCGGCCGCGGCGGTTCAGATACGTCCGCTGTAGCATTTGCCGCTGCACTCGGCTGTGAATGTGAAATCTACACAGACGTAGACGGTGTATACACCACCGATCCGAATATCGTGAGCAATGCTCGTAAAATGGACCGTGTATCCTATGATGAAATGCTAGAAATGGCCTCCATGGGCGCTAAGGTCTTACAGATTCGTTCTGTAGAGTTTGCTAAAAAATATAAAGTACCAGTACTTGTTCGTTCAACATTTTCAGACGCCCCAGGCACGTTAGTAACTCAGGAGGATTCACGCATGGAAGCCGTTTTAGTTTCAGGTATCGCATATGACAAGGATCAGGCGCGCGTTACACTGCGCGATGTTCCGGACGTGCCAGGTATCGCTTCCAACTTGTTTGGTCCGCTTGCAGAGGGCGGAGTTGTTGTTGATATGATTGTCCAGAACCCAAGCCGTAACGGTAAAACAGACATGACATTTACTGTTCCACGCGGCGATCTTGAGAAAACTCTTGAGTTGATGAAGGACATTCAGAAAAAGACAAACGCGGCAGAAGTCCTGCACGATTTACATGTTTGTAAAGTGTCTGCAATCGGTGTTGGTATGCGTAACCACTCCGGCGTTGCTGCACAGGCTTTTGATGCTCTGCGTAGGGAAAATATTAACATTCTCATGATTAGCACCTCTGAAATTAAAATTACCTGCCTTATCGAGGAGAAGTACACGGAGCTCGCAGTAAGAACACTGCACGATGCCTTCGGGCTCGGCAAAGAATAA
- the tsaE gene encoding tRNA (adenosine(37)-N6)-threonylcarbamoyltransferase complex ATPase subunit type 1 TsaE yields MLLYLKNTEETELLGKYIAQALVSTDPVQTLLFKGTLGSGKTTLIRSLVQHLPGGDEAEVSSPSFNVYNLYPTTPETAHYDLYRLAGGSVDESFHELIDEQQTLMLIEWAEHLPEQEYPNEWLQFTWVPCEEGRQINILVKGAGATRVIEALKPLVTSMQVAP; encoded by the coding sequence GTGCTTCTTTATTTGAAAAACACAGAAGAAACAGAACTTCTGGGAAAATATATTGCACAGGCTCTCGTATCTACGGACCCTGTGCAAACTTTATTGTTCAAGGGAACACTTGGCTCTGGTAAAACAACCCTAATCCGATCGCTCGTTCAACACCTTCCGGGTGGAGATGAAGCTGAGGTAAGTAGCCCAAGTTTTAATGTATATAACCTTTACCCGACCACCCCGGAAACCGCCCATTATGACCTATACAGGCTTGCCGGCGGAAGTGTCGATGAGTCCTTTCATGAGCTCATAGACGAACAGCAGACGCTCATGCTCATTGAGTGGGCTGAACACCTTCCTGAGCAGGAATACCCGAATGAATGGTTGCAATTCACTTGGGTTCCATGCGAAGAAGGACGACAAATTAACATTTTGGTAAAAGGGGCAGGAGCTACCCGTGTAATCGAGGCATTAAAACCACTTGTGACCTCGATGCAAGTAGCACCATAA
- a CDS encoding CBS domain-containing protein gives MLTAYDLMTENPLTVAPNDDIVSVARVMVEKRYNGLPVVESDGTLVGIICQSDLINQHKRLNLPSLFTVLDGIIPLRSSSDMDKEMRKISASKVAEAMTPAPTSVTEETPIDEIATLMVDNKYHSLPVVKNGKLVGIVGKEDILRTLLPKEEPKE, from the coding sequence ATGCTCACAGCCTACGACCTGATGACAGAGAATCCACTGACCGTTGCCCCTAATGATGATATTGTATCCGTAGCACGAGTTATGGTTGAAAAAAGGTACAACGGATTACCAGTAGTGGAATCTGATGGCACGCTGGTCGGCATCATTTGCCAAAGCGACCTTATTAACCAGCACAAGCGCCTTAACCTTCCTTCACTGTTCACAGTTTTGGATGGCATTATTCCTCTTCGCTCCAGTTCTGATATGGATAAAGAGATGAGGAAAATATCTGCAAGCAAGGTAGCAGAGGCTATGACGCCAGCTCCAACGTCTGTAACAGAAGAAACGCCTATTGACGAAATTGCCACGCTTATGGTGGATAACAAGTACCACTCCCTGCCAGTTGTCAAAAATGGCAAATTGGTAGGGATAGTCGGAAAAGAAGATATTTTACGCACCCTCCTTCCTAAGGAAGAACCAAAAGAGTAA
- a CDS encoding bifunctional ADP-dependent NAD(P)H-hydrate dehydratase/NAD(P)H-hydrate epimerase translates to MAYIPLPTPAEMNSWDTQAITTFGIREEILMENASREALHVLLELTGSVTGKRVLAFMGSGNNGGDAAATARHLHNLGAEVLLLHTKPVRAYNKTSGYHFKLARTIGTPYALLTSKNASRLLSAEQPDIIIDGLLGTGLRGTLSSDKKSLIEHINRLGQKAFVFALDIPSGLNGTLGTVDPVAVRANATVTFEAAKCGLVMPEARQWIGDLYTRSIGIPTQVQDTHSASYYGMTDDVLRLRKPQSEAMHKGSAGKVLIIGGSKGLTGAPHLSALGAMRSGAGYATVASPALLTQEIKAGQSGILTLELGISNEWPIHVPEVLIQEIQNSDSLIIGPGMGRSKEAANFLRKLITRHRPPTVFDADALYHLAKDENLIQSLSDSDILTPHPGEMARLSRKTISEIQADRLTAATILNDTFNGVVVLKGAASCIAQQGRPTVISPFCTPTLAVAGSGDVLSGIIGTHLAQGVPVREAACLGVYEHGLAGEFLENDFPHRGNLPQEIAHALPKAIRKNLCSQPTT, encoded by the coding sequence ATGGCATACATTCCCCTGCCTACTCCGGCAGAGATGAACAGCTGGGATACTCAGGCAATTACAACCTTTGGTATCCGTGAAGAAATTCTGATGGAAAACGCCAGCCGAGAAGCACTTCATGTGCTTCTCGAGCTGACGGGTTCTGTGACAGGCAAACGTGTACTTGCTTTTATGGGAAGCGGAAATAACGGCGGCGATGCTGCCGCTACTGCCAGACACCTGCATAATCTCGGTGCTGAAGTTCTTCTTCTCCACACAAAACCTGTACGGGCATACAATAAAACCTCTGGCTATCACTTTAAGTTAGCAAGAACTATTGGTACCCCGTATGCTTTGCTTACATCTAAGAATGCTTCACGCTTGTTGTCCGCTGAGCAACCGGACATTATTATCGATGGCCTGCTTGGTACTGGTCTGCGAGGCACTTTGTCTTCTGATAAAAAGAGCCTTATTGAGCACATCAACAGACTTGGACAAAAAGCCTTTGTCTTTGCACTGGACATTCCGTCCGGACTCAACGGCACGCTCGGCACTGTTGACCCTGTTGCTGTACGAGCTAATGCCACAGTAACGTTTGAAGCAGCTAAATGCGGCTTAGTTATGCCGGAAGCCCGACAGTGGATTGGCGATCTGTACACACGCTCCATTGGAATTCCTACACAGGTGCAAGATACACACTCTGCGTCTTATTACGGAATGACGGATGATGTACTCAGATTACGCAAACCGCAATCGGAGGCAATGCATAAAGGCTCCGCAGGTAAGGTGTTGATCATTGGTGGCTCAAAGGGGCTTACTGGTGCACCACACTTGTCAGCGCTAGGGGCAATGCGCTCCGGTGCAGGATACGCTACAGTTGCATCCCCTGCATTATTAACTCAGGAAATTAAGGCAGGACAGTCTGGAATTCTAACCCTGGAACTCGGAATATCTAATGAATGGCCTATTCATGTTCCAGAGGTACTTATTCAGGAAATACAAAATTCGGACAGTCTTATCATCGGCCCAGGAATGGGACGCTCTAAAGAGGCAGCTAATTTTTTACGTAAGCTGATTACGAGACATCGACCACCTACTGTGTTTGATGCTGATGCTCTCTATCATCTTGCTAAAGATGAAAATCTTATACAATCACTGTCTGACAGTGACATTCTCACCCCTCATCCGGGTGAAATGGCAAGACTCAGCCGAAAAACAATTAGTGAAATTCAGGCAGACAGACTCACTGCTGCAACAATTCTTAACGACACCTTTAACGGTGTAGTCGTTTTGAAAGGGGCAGCAAGTTGTATTGCACAACAAGGAAGACCGACTGTTATTTCTCCTTTCTGCACCCCGACCCTTGCGGTGGCAGGCTCAGGAGATGTACTGTCCGGCATCATAGGAACTCACCTTGCCCAGGGAGTTCCTGTACGGGAAGCTGCCTGCCTTGGAGTCTATGAACACGGGCTTGCTGGAGAGTTTCTTGAAAATGACTTCCCGCACCGAGGGAATCTTCCACAAGAAATCGCTCATGCTTTGCCAAAAGCCATAAGGAAGAACTTATGCTCACAGCCTACGACCTGA
- a CDS encoding holo-[acyl-carrier-protein] synthase, whose translation MIVGLGIDTTELDRIQKSFERHGDRFTSRILHPNEQASLPKHPVAYIAARFAAKEAAVKALGTGFTQGIQFQDIEIQSEPSGKPVLVLHNKAAEFADALSATRYHVSLTHGRDTASAVVILESL comes from the coding sequence GTGATTGTCGGACTTGGCATTGACACTACGGAACTGGATCGCATCCAGAAATCGTTTGAACGACATGGCGACCGGTTCACTTCACGCATCCTGCATCCGAATGAACAAGCTTCCCTGCCTAAGCACCCTGTAGCCTATATTGCAGCACGGTTTGCTGCAAAGGAAGCTGCAGTAAAAGCGCTCGGGACAGGATTTACACAAGGCATTCAGTTTCAGGATATTGAAATACAATCTGAACCTTCCGGCAAACCCGTTCTGGTTCTACATAATAAAGCAGCAGAATTTGCAGATGCTTTATCTGCAACACGCTACCATGTCAGCTTAACGCATGGCAGAGATACAGCTTCTGCTGTGGTCATTCTCGAGTCATTATAA
- a CDS encoding pyridoxine 5'-phosphate synthase, with translation MPVLVVNVDHVATLRQQRLGKEPEPVTAAHLAELAGARGIIMHLREDRRHVQDRDIELVSQCLNTRFHFEMAATEEMKEIALRINPYMVCLVPEKREELTTEGGLVVAGREDFFREYLAPIHAAGIKSSLFIEASEKQIDAALACGVEYIEIHTGHFADAKTPEKMHLERDKIIKGVAYAKRLGLKVNLGHGLNYTNVYEFENVPGISEYSIGHSIVSRAVLVGMDRAVREMNDIISTFAE, from the coding sequence ATGCCCGTTTTAGTCGTTAATGTTGATCACGTTGCAACTCTTAGGCAACAACGTTTAGGTAAAGAGCCAGAACCGGTAACTGCTGCACATCTTGCAGAACTTGCCGGTGCACGCGGCATTATTATGCATCTTCGCGAAGACCGTCGCCACGTTCAGGATCGTGATATCGAATTAGTGTCACAATGCCTGAACACCCGCTTCCATTTTGAAATGGCGGCAACAGAAGAAATGAAGGAAATCGCACTTCGCATCAATCCATACATGGTTTGTCTTGTACCGGAAAAACGCGAAGAGCTTACAACTGAAGGTGGTCTCGTAGTAGCAGGGCGTGAAGACTTTTTCCGTGAGTACTTAGCACCAATTCATGCAGCAGGCATTAAATCCAGCCTGTTCATCGAAGCAAGCGAAAAGCAGATTGATGCTGCTCTTGCTTGCGGTGTTGAATACATCGAAATTCACACCGGTCATTTTGCAGACGCAAAAACTCCGGAAAAAATGCATCTTGAACGCGACAAGATCATCAAAGGCGTAGCATACGCTAAGCGTCTTGGCCTTAAGGTAAACCTTGGTCACGGCCTTAACTACACCAACGTATACGAATTTGAGAATGTTCCAGGTATCTCCGAGTACTCTATTGGTCATTCCATCGTTTCCCGTGCTGTTCTTGTTGGCATGGATCGCGCTGTACGTGAAATGAACGACATCATCAGCACTTTTGCTGAATAA